ATCTCATGAGGGATAACAACGATCCCATGCTTATCGGCGTGGATAAGGTCGCCGGTGTTGACGATCAGGCCGCCGACCTTCACCGGTATCCCTGAATCCACAATATGGTTATAGGCGTGTGACGGCATAACATCAGCGGCAAAGAAATGAAAACCCAGGGCTTGGACTTCATCAAGGTCGCGAACGCCGCCGTCGGTAACCACGCCGAGGCAGCCCAGGGCCTTGTGGATGTTGGCGTTTACCTCACCCCAGAGACAGCCGATGGGCCGGGGCTGGTCGAAATCGTGAATAACCGCGACCC
This genomic interval from Deltaproteobacteria bacterium contains the following:
- a CDS encoding RraA family protein, whose protein sequence is MEPLSESELEALRAWPTPAISNAIETFDIRPRNQGFMLGIKCLFPDFKPMVGYACTATMLADQAPAKRDRGAVLAHWDNILSTPAPRVAVIHDFDQPRPIGCLWGEVNANIHKALGCLGVVTDGGVRDLDEVQALGFHFFAADVMPSHAYNHIVDSGIPVKVGGLIVNTGDLIHADKHGIVVIPHE